A region of Channa argus isolate prfri chromosome 8, Channa argus male v1.0, whole genome shotgun sequence DNA encodes the following proteins:
- the LOC137131288 gene encoding uncharacterized protein translates to MSHTSKEAQSVLAGIEQEVDVSSFPQPTSPSEEPRRSERARTLTEKGKEFQKEKLKVLLLHFDSIYERWKALTKVAKKSVIKQDPRDILQEHIVSIQRELSELNSIYDEYRKIDRPAHDMRRKMDNCTSITEIVVQNAQSQIQGAEEQIIWPDAKSVFASSVSSVSPSASSCSKVNSMYSNTSSIKRQEAAAEYAATQAVLKIMTEQESYQQRLYNLEAEEKRIIAEQEAAALTHRLQEEKEETECRIEREKERASLLKKQQEENAARRRSVETLKRELERLEELKRLNAAKAKLQVYDEGEINQIKGFVAHSSEHLTVTQKDMQVNNVNQQPKPPKAPTSASKIETGELVKVLAEAISANRLPIPEPAVFYGDPLKFAHWKASFQTLIEQKNIPTSEKIFFLQRYIGGPAREALEGYFLIGSEESYDAAWKMLSERYGHPFVIAKAFRDKLYFWPKIASKESSELRKFVDFLCSCECAMNQNESLQILDDGNENQKLAAKLPDWLSTRWNRKATEYQLEHGRFPRFSYFVTFLSLEASIACNPITSYQALESERVKTKNKNTVPFKNQPIGTKIFTTNISERNVVTCLFCKKRGHGLHKCHKLLERTVADRIKFIKDEELCFGCLSTGHQSKKCNKRMVCEVCSKRHPTCLHEDRSNQEQGAKREQSKWRDCSKERMTESVQQSLTKEITSNRVVQEGNSVQTSAIVPVYVSSPRDPNNEVLVYALLDSQSDSSFILEEVADALNMDTEQVRLKLSTMSSKGTIVACKRLNGLQIRGLHSSKKITVPTAYTREFIPANRTHIPTPETAKAWSHLEHLAKHIAPQKECEIGLLIGYNCPQALLPREVVSGEENQPFAQKTDLGWSIVSYGVPCENYGDAIGVSHRIIVKQVIPEPTTIVKLRSEVHYVCKTQIKEMTIPDNVIKMLESDFSERDVGEATLSQEDFNFLTKMKNGIKHKHDGHYEMPLPFKQDRPNLPNNKACAVQRLSSLKRRFKRDQKYYTDYKNFMKDLIVRGEAEKVPEEELNNKPVWYIPHHGVYHPQKPGKIRVVFDCSARFQDTSLNDHLLTGPELSNTLLGVLCRFRKGPIAVMCDVERMFHQFHVKREDQDYLRFLWWESNDLESTPSVFRMKVHLFGAASSPGCANFGLKHLAAQCQDQFSQSTVKFIQRSFYVDDGLVNVTSDAEAIQLIKEARELCSTGKLRLHKFVSNSKDVIQALPKEECADSIKTLDMALGEPLFERALGIQWCVFSDDFQFRITVKEQPLTRRGVLSTVASIYDPLGFLAPFVLRGKQILQQLCQDKVGWDESLPEELRTQWMSWLQDLQNLSKVRIRRCYLPVNFTDVRQYELHHFSDASATGYGECTYLRAINANGDVHCSLVMGKARVAPTKITTIPRLELSAAVVAARTSVVLRDELEINGLQEHFWTDSRVVLGYINNDARRFHVFVANRVQRIKSSTDPKQWHFVQSEDNPADHASRGLTAEQLVASNWFTGPDFLWEKELPIGTVVEEVSKDDPELRKVQVLNTSVKVDRTLLDRMTKFSDWNRAVKAIARLKCFAQQIKGLRPKPKETTGVEERQEAELYIIKLVQRETFNSEITIM, encoded by the coding sequence ATGTCTCATACAAGTAAAGAAGCTCAGAGTGTGTTAGCTGGCATAGAACAAGAGGTGGATGTGTCAAGCTTTCCACAACCAACATCACCGTCTGAAGAGCCTCGTAGAAGTGAAAGAGCCCGAACATTaacagaaaagggaaaggaaTTTCAGAAAGAAAAGCTTAAGGTTCTCCTGCTACACTTTGACAGCATTTATGAACGATGGAAAGCTTTAACCAAGGTTGCtaaaaaatctgtaataaaacaaGATCCCAGAGATATTCTACAGGAGCACATTGTCAGCATTCAAAGAGAGTTATCTGAGCTGAACAGTATTTATGATGAATACAGAAAAATTGATCGCCCAGCTCATGACATGCGTCGCAAGATGGACAACTGTACATCAATTACTGAGATTGTAGTGCAAAACGCTCAGTCTCAAATTCAAGGAGCAGAGGAACAGATCATTTGGCCTGACGCAAAATCAGTATTTGCATCCTCTGTATCCAGTGTTTCACCTTCTGCTTCCAGCTGTTCTAAGGTTAATTCTATGTACTCTAATACTTCCTCAATTAAAAgacaagaagctgctgctgaatatgCTGCCACACAAGCCGTTTTAAAGATTATGACTGAACAAGAGTCTTATCAACAGAGACTATACAACCTTGAGGCTGAAGAAAAAAGGATAATTGCAGAACAAGAAGCTGCTGCATTAACTCATCGCCtgcaagaagaaaaggaagaaacgGAATGCagaatagaaagagagaaagaaagggccTCTCTcttaaagaaacaacaagaaGAGAATGCTGCAAGAAGAAGGTCTGTAGAAACCTTAAAGAGGGAGCTTGAGCGCTTAGAAGAGTTGAAAAGGCTAAATGCAGCCAAGGCAAAACTTCAAGTTTACGATGAAGGTGAAATCAATCAGATTAAGGGTTTTGTAGCACACAGCTCTGAACATCTTACAGTTACGCAGAAAGACATGCAAGTGAACAATGTAAATCAGCAACCAAAACCACCAAAGGCTCCTACCAGTGCAAGCAAAATTGAAACAGGAGAGCTTGTAAAGGTTTTGGCTGAGGCCATATCAGCAAATAGGCTTCCCATTCCAGAACCTGCAGTCTTTTATGGAGATCCACTTAAGTTTGCTCATTGGAAGGCATCCTTTCAGACTCTGAttgagcagaaaaacattccAACCTCAGAGAAAATCTTCTTCCTTCAGAGGTATATTGGAGGACCAGCTCGAGAGGCCTTAGAAGGTTATTTTCTAATTGGTTCAGAAGAGTCATATGATGCAGCTTGGAAAATGCTCAGTGAACGATATGGACATCCATTtgtcattgcaaaggctttcaGAGACAAGCTATATTTCTGGCCAAAAATAGCCTCAAAGGAAAGTTCTGAGTTAAGGAAATTTGTGGACTTCTTGTGCAGTTGTGAATGCGCTATGAATCAGAATGAGAGTCTACAAATCCTTGATGATGGAAATGAGAATCAGAAACTGGCAGCCAAGCTACCTGACTGGTTAAGCACCAGATggaacagaaaggccacagagtATCAACTGGAACATGGGAGATTCCCAAGGTTCAGTTATTTTGTAACATTCCTTTCATTGGAAGCTAGTATTGCTTGCAATCCTATTACATCTTATCAAGCATTGGAATCAGAAAGGGTGAAGACAAAGAACAAGAACACCGTACCTTTTAAGAACCAACCCATTGGTACCAAGATATTCACAACAAATATCAGTGAAAGAAACGTAGTTACATGTCTGTTTTGTAAGAAAAGGGGACATGGTTTGCATAAGTGTCATAAATTATTGGAAAGGACAGTTGCAGACAGAATTAAGTTTATTAAGGACGAAGAACTATGCTTCGGCTGTTTGAGCACAGGCCATCAGTCTAAGAAATGTAACAAGAGGATGGTTTGTGAAGTCTGCTCAAAACGTCATCCCACATGTTTACATGAAGATCGCTCAAACCAAGAACAAGGAGCTAAAAGAGAACAATCTAAATGGAGAGATTGCAGTAAGGAAAGAATGACAGAATCAGTACAACAAAGTCTCACCAAAGAAATCACATCCAACAGAGTTGTACAAGAAGGTAACAGTGTACAGACTTCAGCTATAGttcctgtgtatgtgtcatCACCAAGAGATCCAAACAATGAAGTACTTGTTTACGCTCTGTTAGATTCACAGAGTGACTCTTCATTCATTCTTGAAGAAGTAGCTGATGCTTTAAACATGGACACAGAACAAGTAAGGCTAAAACTATCGACAATGTCATCTAAAGGGACAATTGTTGCCTGTAAAAGACTTAATGGTCTACAGATAAGAGGACTACATTCATCTAAGAAGATCACAGTACCAACAGCTTATACTCGTGAGTTCATTCCTGCCAATCGGACACATATTCCAACTCCAGAGACTGCTAAGGCATGGAGTCATTTAGAACATCTTGCAAAACACATAGCTCCACAGAAGGAGTGTGAGATTGGTCTTTTGATTGGTTATAATTGCCCACAAGCCTTATTACCTAGAGAAGTTGTAAGTGGAGAAGAAAACCAACCCTTtgcacaaaaaacagatttaggtTGGAGCATAGTGAGCTATGGTGTCCCATGTGAGAACTATGGTGATGCTATCGGAGTAAGTCATCGTATCATTGTAAAGCAGGTGATACCAGAACCTACAACAATAGTTAAACTCAGAAGTGAGGTTCACTATGTGTGTAAGACTCAAATCAAAGAAATGACCATTCCAGATAATGTAATCAAGATGCTAGAATCCGATTTCAGTGAAAGAGATGTTGGAGAAGCAACTCTCTCTCAGGAAGATTTTAACTTCCTCACAAAGATGAAGAATGGAATAAAGCATAAACACGATGGTCATTACGAGATGCCCTTACCTTTCAAACAAGATAGGCCAAACCTTCCCAACAATAAAGCATGTGCTGTACAGCGTTTGTCAAGTTTGAAACGCAGATTCAAGAGAGACCAGAAATACTACACTGACTACAAGAACTTCAtgaaagacctcatagttcgtGGTGAGGCAGAAAAGGTCCCAGAAGAAGAACTGAACAACAAACCAGTCTGGTATATTCCTCATCATGGTGTATACCACCCTCAAAAGCCTGGGAAGATACGTGTAGTCTTTGATTGTTCAGCAAGATTTCAAGACACATCACTGAATGATCATCTTCTTACAGGCCCAGAACTCTCAAACACCTTGCTAGGAGTTCTTTGTAGGTTTCGTAAAGGCCCAATTGCCGTCATGTGCGATGTGGAACGCATGTTCCATCAGTTCCATGTTAAACGTGAAGACCAAGACTATTTAAGGTTCTTATGGTGGGAGAGCAATGATCTAGAATCAACACCATCAGTATTTAGGATGAAGGTTCATCTGTTTGGGGCAGCGTCCTCACCTGGGTGTGCCAATTTTGGTCTGAAACATTTAGCCGCTCAGTGTCAAGATCAATTCAGTCAAAGTACTGTTAAATTCATTCAGAGGAGTTTTTATGTTGACGATGGACTGGTGAATGTTACTTCTGATGCTGAGGCAATCCAACTCATTAAGGAAGCTAGAGAACTTTGCAGTACAGGCAAGCTGAGACTACATAAGTTTGTTTCCAACAGCAAGGATGTAATACAAGCATTACCAAAGGAAGAGTGTGCTGATAGTATCAAAACCCTGGATATGGCTTTGGGAGAACCACTCTTTGAGAGAGCCCTTGGTATTCAGTGGTGCGTATTCTCTGATGACTTCCAATTTAGAATTACTGTCAAAGAACAGCCACTAACTAGAAGAGGTGTGTTGTCGACAGTAGCTTCCATCTATGACCCTTTGGGATTCCTAGCACCCTTTGTCCTACGGGGAAAGCAAATCTTGCAGCAACTGTGTCAAGATAAAGTTGGTTGGGATGAGTCTCTTCCAGAAGAACTCAGAACACAATGGATGTCATGGCTACAAGACCTTCAAAATTTGTCTAAAGTAAGGATCAGAAGATGCTATTTACCAGTAAACTTCACTGATGTCAGGCAATATGAGCTTCACCATTTCTCAGACGCGAGTGCCACAGGTTATGGGGAGTGTACATATCTTAGAGCAATTAATGCTAACGGAGATGTCCATTGCTCACTTGTTATGGGGAAGGCACGTGTTGCTCCCACTAAGATAACCACAATACCACGGCTTGAGCTTTCTGCGGCAGTGGTAGCAGCAAGGACAAGTGTTGTTCTTAGAGATGAGCTTGAAATAAATGGTCTTCAAGAACATTTTTGGACTGATTCAAGAGTAGTTCTTGGATATATAAATAATGATGCAAGacgctttcatgtgtttgtggcaaACAGAGTCCAAAGAATCAAGTCCAGTACAGACCCTAAGCAATGGCATTTTGTGCAGTCTGAAGATAATCCTGCAGACCATGCTTCCAGAGGTCTAACTGCAGAACAACTAGTTGCTTCAAACTGGTTCACTGGCCCagactttctatgggaaaaggAGCTACCCATAGGTACAGTGGTGGAAGAGGTCAGTAAAGATGATCCAGAACTTCGGAAGGTGCAGGTGCTCAACACCAGTGTAAAGGTAGATAGGACACTGTTAGACCGCATGACAAAGTTTTCTGACTGGAATAGAGCCGTCAAGGCTATTGCTCGTCTTAAGTGCTTTGCTCAACAAATTAAAGGACTTagaccaaaaccaaaagaaaccaCAGGTGTTGAGGAAAGGCAAGAAGCAGAACTTTACATCATAAAACTAGTCCAAAGAGAAACATTCAACAGTGAAATCACAATAATGTGA
- the LOC137132216 gene encoding chemokine XC receptor 1-like has protein sequence MNVFVNESQNDTIYDIIYDDEVCHKDEVVKFGSIAVPLFFSVVISLSLTGNILVLVILALYENLKSLTNIIILNLAISDLIFTAGLPFWAIYHIWGWWFSEVSCKIVTFVFFTGFYSSILFLTIMTIYRYLVVVHPLSTLSTQRYTTGCFVSFLIWVVSIGAAMPALFYSSIVSIPHSNDKHSLGCEYITTRWKTIANSQQNIFFLVAFVVMAFCYIKILGRITRTRSHTKNRAVKLVFCIVAVFFIGWVPYNLAIFLRILDDNLIPPFDDCEASVRLEYVFYVCRFIAFSHCCLNPIFYAFVGVNFRTHLKSILLRMFNRQSPVETQQVKMQNLISQGSMY, from the coding sequence ATGAATGTCTTCGTTAATGAGAGCCAAAATGACACGATCTATGACATTATCTATGACGACGAAGTGTGTCATAAAGACGAGGTGGTCAAATTTGGATCGATTGCCGTtccacttttcttctctgttgtgATCTCACTGAGCCTCACAGGAAACATCCTCGTCCTTGTAATTTTGGCTTTGTACGAAAACTTAAAATCTCTCACTAACATTATCATCCTAAACCTGGCCATTTCTGACCTCATTTTCACCGCCGGTCTCCCCTTCTGGGCCATTTACCACATCTGGGGATGGTGGTTTTCAGAGGTTTCCTGCAAAATTGTAACTTTTGTCTTCTTTACTGGGTTTTACAGCAGCATCCTCTTCCTCACCATCATGACTATCTACAGGTATCTAGTCGTGGTGCATCCACTGTCTACCCTGAGCACTCAGAGATACACCACTGggtgttttgtgtctttcctAATCTGGGTGGTGAGCATTGGAGCAGCCATGCCTGCCTTGTTCTACAGCTCTATTGTCTCAATCCCTCACAGCAATGACAAACACTCTCTGGGCTGTGAATACATAACCACCCGGTGGAAGACCATTGCTAACTcccaacaaaatatttttttcttggttGCTTTTGTGGTGATGGCTTTCTGTTACATTAAAATACTGGGCAGAATCACAAGAACAAGATCCCACACAAAGAATAGAGCAGTTAAGTTAGTCTTCTGTATTGTGGCTGTCTTCTTCATTGGCTGGGTGCCATACAATTTAGCCATCTTTCTGAGGATTTTGGATGACAATTTGATTCCACCATTTGACGATTGTGAAGCAAGTGTTCGCCTTGAATATGTATTCTACGTTTGTCGGTTCATTGCTTTCTCCCACTGCTGCCTCAACCCaattttttatgcatttgttggTGTGAACTTTaggacacatttaaaatcaatactGCTTCGAATGTTCAATCGCCAAAGTCCTGTCGAGACACAGCAGGTTAAAATGCAAAATCTCATATCACAAGGATCAATGTACTAG